The DNA segment TTTCGGCCGGCACGCGCGTCATCGCCGTGGACACGCCCAACGAGAACGCGGTGGGCAGCAGCTGGGGCCCGTACCGCACGAGCGTGGACGCGATCGAAGCCGCGACGGGCTACGACCTGCTCGCGGCCGTAGCAACCACGGTGCAGGCTACCGTTGAAGCCCGGGTGGACAACGGCCCCACGCAGTAAGCTGCTCCCCCACGCCATGGCTACCGGACACTACGCCTTCCGCCAGCTGGACTTTCCGCAGCAGTGCCGGGTGATTTGGGAAGAAGGCACGTTTCTGATGCGGCGCTACGAGGAAGAGGACGCCGTCAACCTCTACCACCTGCCCGGCGGCTTTTTTGCCGAGGTGTACTTCGACCAGTTCGAGGGCAAGGTGTACCGCACCAACAGCTTCACCAGTACGGACTACTTCGACGGCCATTACGGCTGCTACCTGGAGTTACCCCCGTTCGAGTTTTAGCGGCCCCGCCGAACAAGAGGGGCTATACCGGTATCCGCCAACAGCTGCAGGGGCAAAATGCCTGGGAGTTCCCGCGGCTCAACTTCCAGAAGGCGCCTAGGCGCGAAGCCAGCCCATCGGTATTCAACGCCTGCCCACGCATAATCCGCCGCCAGGGGCAGGCGGGTGCAGCTTACCGGTTTGCGCCGCGTACTGTTGCAGCTCGAGGCGCCGCGCAGGTTTGCGTGCTCGTTCCAGCTTCTTTCACTGGCAGTAAGCCTCCGCGCGGTGCCGCTGCGGGCATGATTGGGGGAGCGCAAGACCAGGAACCGAGGATCTCGGCAAGGCCGAAGCGGTAGATACCGGGGAATTAGGCTGACGCAGGAAACGGGCCAACAACGGCCGCGTTGGTTGGGGCGGCAGGTGGCGATGCGTTCGCGCCCGGAAGCGGCGTTAGCAAAAGCCCGGCAGGACAGTGTGCAGTATCAGTTATTGCTTTTGTCCTGGCCTCTCCCCTGAACCCGGCATTCCACTTAGTGCATGATGCACCGATGCACTTCTGACCGACGCGGGCTGCGCGCCGGGCTAGGATCCTTCGGCAATTTCACCGTAGGCGTTTGGGTAATGTCCAGCTAGCGTACTGATGTCCTTGAGTAGGTTTTCACCCGGCCCGCCGTTACCCTCTGCCGGTGGTGGCAAAGTGGTGCCGGGCAGGTGGTTGACGCCTCCCTTTTGAGTGCTGGGGCCCATGGCCAGCTGGTTTGCTAAACCAAACAAGCAGCCCGGGATCTTTGCGGTTACTGCGGAATGTTTGAACCGCCGGGGCCTGGCTGCTAGCTATTTCCTCTAATTCACAGGCCGGACCCATCACGCACCAACCAATTATGTACCATTATTTATATAGATTATTATAACATCAGCAACACCCACCGGTTGCTTTCAATTACACACCGCCAACACCTAACTGCCATGAAGACAAGACTATTTTCCCAACTTGCCGCCTTGCTTTGCACCGGCCTGCTCCTGACCGGTTGCCAGCAGGAAGCTGTGGAGCCGCGCGCAGAGGTTCTCACGCAGACCGCCGACGCGAAAGGGCAGAGCCGCAGCTACACCGCGCACTTGTCGGGGGACGAAGAAGTACCCGCCGTCCCAACCAATGCCACGGGCCAGGCTATCTTTCACCTCAGCAAGGACGGCACGTCCATCCGTTATAAGTTAATTGTCGCCAACATCAGCAGCGTCCGCTTCGGTCATCTGCACCTGGCCCCGCGCGGCGCTAACGGGCCGGTGGTGGTGAACCTGGTGGGCCGCACCGAGCCCAGTCCGCAGGGCGTGATTGCCGAAGGGGTAATCACCAGCGCCTCGCTGCGGGGCCCGCTGCTGGGGCAGCCCATCTCGGCTTTGCTGGCAGCCATCGAAGCCGGGAACATCTACACCAACGTGCATTCGGACGAATACCCCGGCGGGGAAATTCGCGGCCAGGTTCGCTAGCCTGGCCCGGCCATTTCCCACCCGAAAAACGATTTTTGCCAAGCCCGGCCTCCGCGCCGGGCTTTTGCTTTAACCCTGGCGGCAGGGGGAGCCTGGGCAGCGAGCCAGGCAACCTGCGGCACCCACGGGCTGCTTACCTGCTCGAAAGCTTGAAGTAAGAGCAGCTGCCGCGCCCCGCCGGCGTGGCCGACCCACAAGAGCTGCGGCACCGGGCGCATGCCAACCAGGCTTCCTCGCCCGAGCTGGCGCAGGAACTAGAACGCCGGCTCCGTTCCCGGCTCAGCTAGGACCTTAAAAAGCCCACGAGGACCGGCATCTGGGCGCCGGTCCTCGTGGGCTTGCTCGTTTGCGCCGGGGCTAGTACACAGTCACCTGCTTGGTAATGGGTCCGCGGGAAGTCTGGATGAGCAGCAGGTACAGTCCCTTGCGCTGGGCGGTCAGATCTACGCCCACCCAGGGCTGCACCCGGCCCCGCAGGTCCTGGGCGCTGATCAGCTTGCCCCGGGCGTCAAACACGCGCACTTGCGCCAGGTCGAAGTCCGCCCGCTGCCAGTCCAGCGTCAGCTGCCCGTCCGTCGGGTTGGGGTACACCGCCACGGCTTCCGCGGGCGGCAAGTCCAGCACGCGGAAGTCTTGAGCGCTGCGACTGCGCCCCCCCACGCCGGCGATCTCCACCGGACCCGACTGCGCTCCCTTGGGCACGCGCACCAGCGCCGTGGTGCCGGTCGCGGAAAGCACCGGGGCCCGTACGCCGGCAAAGGAAAGGGTGTCGGGCTGGCCTTCCTGCAGGAAATGCTCGCCCGCTACGGTGATGAGCTCCCCTACGGAGGCCTGGGCGGGCGCAAAGGAGCGGATCAGCGGCGCGGGAATAAACGTAAAGTCGGCGGCGGAGCTGGCCAGCCCGCCCGGGGTTTCCAGGCGCACGCGCCCGGTTTGGGCGGCCGCGGGCACGCGCACCAGCACGCTGGTGGCGGTGGCCTGCAGCACCGGAGCCGGTGTGCCGCCCAGCGTGACCGAGGTGCGCGCCGCCGGTGCCAGCGTGTGGCCGTGCAGGGTGAGCAGGTCCCCGGCTTTGCCTTTGCTCGCGCTCAGGCTGGTAAGCACGGGCGGGTGCCACACGGTGAACGCCTCCGCGCTGCGGGCCGCGCCCCCGAGCGTGCGCAGCTCCACCGGGCCGGAGAGTGCGCCCGCCGGCACCTCCACCCGCAGTTCGGTGGGGGAGGCCAGCAGCACCCGGGCCGCCACGCCGCCCACCTGCACCGTGTCCTCGGCCGCGACGGGCGAGAAGTGGGTGCCGCGCAGGGTAACCACGCTGCCGGGCTTGCCCTCGGCGGGGCTTATACCGGCCAGCGTCGGCGGCTGGTGCACGGTAAAGGCAGCGCTGCGGGCGCTGCCGTCGGCCGTGACCACTTCCACGAGGCCCGAGCCGGCCCCCGCGGGCACGCGCACCGTCAGGGCGGCCGCCGAGCTGCTGAGCACCGGAGCGGGAGTGCCGTTAAAGCGCACCTGGGGGAGCGCGCCGCCCAGGGCGAGCCGCTCGCCGGTAATCGTGACCAGCGTACCCGCGCGGCCGGCGGCCGGGGCCAGGCCGCGCACCAGCGGCGAGGCCAGCACGGAAGGCAGCTGCACCGCCGGGTCAACCAGGGCCGGCAGGTCGTAGAGGCGGTTGACGGTCGTGTTCGTGCGCACCGGCTCGTTGTAGTCGAAAAAGATGTCGGCGAAGTTGTCGATGCGGGTTTTGGGCGGCAGCCCGCTCTTGGGCTGGATGGTAAAGTCCACGAAGCCGTGGGAAGCGGGCTCGTTGCGCGCGCTCGGCGGCAAGCTCAGCCCGGCGAAGGTAAACGTGAGCACCGGCCGCCCCTGCCCGGTCACGCTCAGGCGGTAGGGGTGGGAGGCCGCCCCGGCCTGCAGCGTGGTCAGATCCAGGTGGGCGTCCAGCGTGTCCACCAGCACCACCCGGTAGGCGTCGTCCGTGCCCGTGTTCTGGAAACGGATGCGGTAGCGGAGCGGGGTGTTGGTGGGGGTGTAGCGCTGGTCGGTCACGCCGGCGGGCAGCACCTGCTTGTCGTTGGGGTCAAACGAGTCCACGATGGGCTGGCAGTCTTCGGCAAACTCCGGCCCCGGCTCGTTGGGCGGCAGGCTGTGCAGGGCGGCATTCACCTGGCCGGGGGCGCTCAGGCCGCGCAGCTCCACCGTGGCGCTGGCCACCCGCTGGCGGGGGTGGCCGGCCGGCTGCTCGGCTTCCACGCGCACCACGGGCTCGGTGGCGGGCACGCGCAGCACGAGCGAGTCGCCGGACCCGAGGCGGTAGCGCTGCAGCCGGGCCAGCAGGCCGTTCTGGTACACGCGCAGGGGGAGGCTGTCCTGGAGGGCGCCCGTGCCGGTGTTGCGCACCACGAAGCGGGCCTGGTTGCCGGGCTCCACCCGGCCCCGCACCGTGACGGAGCCGCGCAGCCAGGTGGGCGGCGCGGGCAGCTGGTTCAGGGGCGTGATCCACGCTTGGGTGCAGACGGTTTGCCCGCGCAGCTCGGGCTGGCCGCACACCACCGAGTCCTGGATAACCAGGTGCCCGCTGGCCTGGGGCGGCAGCGAGCCCACGGCAAACACGTAGTTGCCGGCCGCGTCGCGGGTGTGCGGGGCGCTGGCCGAGATAAACCGCACCTGCGGCGGCAAGGCCACTGTCACGCTCGCGTCGCGGGCCTCGGCAAAGCCCGTGTTGGCGTAGCGCACCGTGGTGGTGTTGCGAAAGCAGCGCCGGCGGCGATTCGAGCCCACCTGCACGCTCAGGTAGGGCGTGCGGGACACCTCGTTGCCAAACTCCGGCCCGGCCAGGCTCAGGCCATACTGCCGGAAGGTGGGCGTCACGGGGGTGGCGCACAGCGGGGTGATGCTGCGCCCGAGCTCCTGGCCCGGCAGCAGCTGCTGCACGTAGTAGGTGCCGGTGTCCACGGCGATGGTGTACTGCCCGGTCTGGTCGGTCAGGCCGTAGTAATTGCCGGGTTGGGCAACGACGGCAATGCCGGCGAGCGGATCTTCGTCGGCGTCGCGCACGCAGTTGCCGTTGCGGTCCTCGAAGATGTGGCCGCTGATGTGGTTGCGCGGGCGGTGCCGGCCGTTGGCGTACCAGCGGATCAGATCGCCGCTCTGGGTGATCAGGCGGGTGCCGGCCGCGTCAACGGCCACGGCGCCCTTGAGCACCTGGGGCAGGGTGCGCGCCTGGCCGGACTGAGAATCAAAAACCTGCACCCCGTTTTGCAGGCTGGTGTTCACGTACATGTTGCCGACCTGGTCCACGCTCAGGCTGGCCGTGCCCACCGGCACGGTGTTGTAGATCTGGCGGGCGCCGTACTCGCGCACGAGCTGCCCGGTGGGGGTAAAGCGCTGCACGCGCTGGCCCCCGTTGTCGACCGCGTAAACGTACCCGAGCGGGTCGACGGCCACGGCCTGCGGCAGCGAGAGCTGGCCGGCGCCCGTGCCGCGCGTGCCGATCGGGGGCAGGGCCTGGCCCTGGGCGTTTAAGGCGCGAATGCAGCCGTCGTACAGATCGGTGATGTACATCGTGCCCGCGGCGTCGGCCGCAATGCCCGCGCCGTAGGACGTATAGGAAATGCTTCCCCCCAGCTGGGTATAGCGCCGGATGGGGCGGCCGCTGGGGTCCAGCTTATCCACCACGCCCCCGGAGAAGTTGAGGGTGAGCAGGTACATGTTGCCCAGCGGGTCGAGGGTCAGGGCGTACCCGTCCAGGGGCAGCTGGTCGCCCAGCCTGGCCAGCTCCACGCCGGCCGGGCTGTATTTTATCACCTTGCGCAGGCCGGGATGGTAGCAGTAGTAGTTGCCCAGGGCATCCAGGGCGCCGGGCTTGAGGGAAACCAGGTTGCCCCAGGTGTTGACCAGCTGCCCGCCGGGGTTGAACCGGTAGAGCTTGCTGCCGCCGCCGTGATCCCGGTTGGTGGCGTACAGGTTGCCGGCCGCGTCAAAGGCCAGGCTGGTGCGCGTGCTGCCGCTCAGCCCGCTGCCGACAAAGCCCAGAAAGGTGCCGGCGGCGTCGAATTTACGGATGGAATTGCCCTGGGAGATGGTAGTGTACAGGTTGCCGGCCGGGTCCACGGCCAGCAGGGCGTCCACGTCGTCGCGCTCGGTGTAGCCCGGCACGCGCACCGGCACCTGGCTTTCCAGCTGCCCGTCGGAGCTGACGCGGCTAACGGTGAAATTGGAGCCCAGCACGAGCAGGCGGCCGCTGCGGTCCAGGGCCAAAGCTTTGGCCCGCACCGGGGTGGCGGGGTTCGGAGGTGGCAGGGTAAACGACCACTGGGGCTGGCCCTGGGGGTTGAACTTCCGGACTCCGCCCGCGGGGTTGGAGCCCGCCACGTAGACGTTGCCGGCCGCATCGACGACGACGTTTTCGGGGTTGGGAATGCCCACGATGCCGTTGGCCGAGTTGCCGCCGGTGGAAAAGGCGAGCAGCAGCTGCCCGCCCGGGCTGAATTTACGCACTTCGCCGTAGCCGAAATCGGCTACGTACAGGTTGCCCGCCGCATCCAGGCAGAACCCGTAGCCGCCACTGTTAACCCGGGCGGGGTCGGGGTTGGTGACGTCCAACTGGTCAACGTAGCTTCCCTGCGGGTCCAGCTTGGTGACAAAGCTGCGCTCGAGCACGTACATAAAGCCCTGCCCGTCCACGGCCACGCCTTGGGGAAAGGAAACCGGCGTGCCGATAACCTTGCGGAGCTTGAAGTCAGCGGGCAGCTGGGCGGCACACAGCAGGGGCAGCAGCAGCCCGCAAAACAGCAGTAGCCGTTTAATCATAGCGAAACGGTATGGTATTGCAAGCGCAAACAAAACTGCGGCGCGGGCAGCCGACGCGGGCGAGCGCAATCCCGGGGTTGGAAAGAAATCCCCAGCATGGATCCGGAACTACTCAGCCCTTCTTGCCGGGGAATATTGTTCAAAGAAAAGTGTTGCCCCGGGTTTTAGGTGCAAAGGCCACCGAATAATCCTCTTGGGCGAGCGGGCGTTACCAGCCGGTAGGGTACCGTTGCCGCCAACGGTGCCGGGTTGAGCGGGTCCACCTTGGCTAGCAGGGGTAGGGTAGTGGTTGTGGGCGCCCTAAAGGGGCGGTGCTTGCTCGCGGCAGCACTTAGCGGTGCCCGACAAGCTTTGCCCCTCAGCTATCGGACCTGCGCAAGTTTTCGGCACGCTTATTTTTCGGCACGCTTATTCAAGCTCGCAACCGCTCTGCGCTGCGGTAGACACCGGGCCTGGAGCCACCCGCATGGGAGCCGCAGGGACCCTAGGCTTGGTTTGCTGCCCGCAACTCGCGGGCAATCAGCCAGGCGATGATGAGCAGCTCGAAGGCGAAATACAGTCGCCCCAACCAGCTCACTTGACCGAAAAAGTAGATTAGCAGGCCGGCGGTGATAGCCATGTAGAGCAGGTTAAAACCCGCCACGGCTTGTAAAGCGCCGCGGTAGCGCGCCGGACGCCACACCCAGCGGCCGAGCGAGTGCAGCGCCAGCACCAAAGCCAGTCCGCTCAGCAGGTACAGCCATGGCACAGGCAGGCCTAAAGCCGGGTTAAAGCGCTTGCTTGCCCAAAACCCGCCCAGCATAATAGCCGAAAGCAGCGCTCCCAGTCCGTCGAGCAGAAGCAATGCCCGCGGCGGAATAGGCGGAAGAGTAGGGTACCAGGGCATGGGGGTTATTGGGCAGGGATGCGGCTAGCCAATAATACCATTTTTGGCCGCCGCTGGCCTCAGGCTTGGCAGCTTACTTCTTGCTTTACCAGCGAGGTGTATGGATGTCAGTTATTGACCCGAAGTCAGTTATAGGCCCGAAGCCGCCTATCTAGGCGGCAGGTTGTTAACTGGTTTGTTTCCCCTGGCAATACAGTCGTGGCTTGACCGCTCAACGGCAGCCGCACCAGCCCGCCAGCCCAGCTATACCGCATTCGCCAGACCGTCACCGGCAGGGGCACGGCCCGCGGGCACATCCGCTACTGAGCCCGGGAAGCGGTAGCAGCCCGTTCCGCTGCAGCGGCCATGAAGCTGGCCAAGGCGCACAATGCCGTGCTCGTCATTACCAAGGTGAGCGGCTCAGCCGCAACGTTTCCTTTATTGCTTCGCTCAAGGACGTGGGCGTGGAGTTCGGGATCACGGACCAGCCGCCGGCTAACAAGCTTTGCGAGCACATCTTCCCCGCCCAAGCCTTCGAAGCAGTATCGGCCAATGCGCTGCCAGGGCCCTGGTCCGGGTTCAGCAGGCCGCGCGACGAACAAGCTGAAGGCCAGCTAATGCCGCTGCTCGGCTTCCAGGCTAACCCGACACATCTTGCGACGCATTACGGCGTCTGGTAATGGCGCTCCAACAGGTTAGAGCAAATGGCCCAGCGGCTTAGCGTGGATGGCTTGGCGGGCCATTTCGCGGGCACCTGTGCCAATGCCTGCCAGCGCTTGGCTGGCGATTGCACCACCAACACGCCAGCCAAGCTTCCCAGCCTTTCGTTTGCACCAGTTGACGGCCCTGAAATCAGGGGGCCGCACAACCAAACGGCAAGTAGGTAACGCGAAAGTAGCAAGAATTCAAGGCATTTTGGACATAAGGCATTAGGACGGCTAAAAAGCCGGCCGCCGGCAACCGAGCTCGTCGTTGGCCTGACCACTGCGGGCAAGAATTACAAGGCAAATCCCAACCAAACTCTCCTGTGCTTATTGCTCATTTCGACCCTGTTCTCCCGCTGATATCCCCTGGCCAGCTGCATGGCCCCTGACCCCGGTGTCCCGCGCAAAACCCATTGGTCTGCGCTGTATTTGCAACCGGTTGATGCCCGTGGCCCCAGCAACTGGCTGCAGTTGCAAACAACAACGATCAGCAAGGCGAAGGAGCTACCAATTGCCTCCGGACATTACACAAACGCACGTTTACAAAATGTCCGGCCGCCCGTTACCTTCGCGGCGTTCCTTAACTACCAGCCGCCACGTTATGCCCGCCTTTGTCGCCTACTACCGCGTCTCCACCGCCAAGCAAGGGCAGTCCGGGTTGGGCTTAGAGGCCCAACGCAATATGGTGCAGGCGTTCGTGAAGGAGGGCACTTTGATCGGGGAGTTCACGGAGGTGGAGTCGGGCAAGCACGCCGCCCGCCCGCAGCTGCACCTAGCCATGCAGCTGGCCAAAACGCACGGGGCGGTGCTGGTCATCGCCAAGCTCGACCGGCTCAGCCGCAACGTGTCCTTCATCGCTTCGCTCATGGACGCGGGCGTGGAGTTCGTGGCCACCGACCAGCCGCAGGCCAACAAGTTCACCGTGCACATCTTCGCCGCCCTGGCCGAGCAGGAGCGCGACCTGATCGCCGAGCGCACCCGCAAGGCGCTGGCCGTGCTCAAGCGCCAAGGCAAACAACTGGGCTCGCCGCAGAACCTCACCGCGGAAGCCCGGCAGAAGGGTTTAGCCGCCCGCCAGGCCAACGCCCGCGCGAGCGAAGCCAACCGGCAGGCCACGGCCCTGATCGTGTCGCGAAGAGCCCAGCAGGCGAGCTACAACCAGATTGCGGCCGAGCTCAACGCGCTGGGTTTCCGCACCCGGCGCGGAGCCGCCTACACCCACAAGCAGGTGCAGCGGCTGTGGCTGCGCGCTGCCCCAAGCAGCCAGGCTTAACGGAGAGCTGGGCGCTGTTACGTTCTATAAGCCCCCGTTATCGGACTTGATATAAAGTAACTGGGACTAATGGACGGTGAAGATGCGTGATTTCCTTCGCTTCATGACGACTGTCACCCGCTGCTCAACGGTTGAGTCGGCACTGCTCCATCGGTAGCGAATGTTTACGAGCGGGTGTTTGATGGCTCTGATCCGGGCGTACGTATACAGGTGCCGGCTGCTCGATTCAGGCAGTCGGATGGTATCGCCCTTGGAGACGATGGAAGGGTAAACTTCCAAGATCGTGAGGGCCCCGTTACTGCAGCCGGAGTCTTGCTTCACCCATAGCTCCAGCCCATCAGCGCGGTAGTAAGGATTATAACAGTCGATAGGAAGCGGGCATCCATGCAGGTAGATGACCTCATCTTCCTTGGAATTGCCAAGCGGTGTAAAGAGCCTGTTTACGGCACAACCCGTCAACAAGCAGCACACAGCCAGCAAGCAGCACATAAACCGGGAAGTTGCCAAAATAGAGGAAGGAAGAACAAGAGGAGGATGTCACACTACCGAAGCTTGTACCGGTTCCCGATGGGCAGGTGCTGCTCCACGAGGGTGCTCCGGTTTGGTGCGGCGGTGCTTGCATAGACCAACTGCGCGTGAATGGTCACCGACTTCGCCGTGGCGTCCAAGGTTCGCAAGAACAGGGCCGTGTTACGAGGGGTGCACACCAGGGCAAAGACCTGCTCGTCTTGCAGGTAAAGGGTTCTGTTCGTGTGCGGCGGAATCCGGGCGAGCGCCTGCGCCTCCGCTTCGGGGGCGTAGGCAGCCGAGTGCAGCGTGTCCGAGTAGGTGCGGTTCTGGTAGCGGTACGTGCACCAAAACCGGCTGCGTTTGAAATCGAGCACCAGGGTGTCGTCACTCCCGTTCGTCAGCCACAGCTGGGAGACAAAGTACGG comes from the Hymenobacter sp. YIM 151858-1 genome and includes:
- a CDS encoding CHRD domain-containing protein, translating into MKTRLFSQLAALLCTGLLLTGCQQEAVEPRAEVLTQTADAKGQSRSYTAHLSGDEEVPAVPTNATGQAIFHLSKDGTSIRYKLIVANISSVRFGHLHLAPRGANGPVVVNLVGRTEPSPQGVIAEGVITSASLRGPLLGQPISALLAAIEAGNIYTNVHSDEYPGGEIRGQVR
- a CDS encoding DUF7619 domain-containing protein, which encodes MIKRLLLFCGLLLPLLCAAQLPADFKLRKVIGTPVSFPQGVAVDGQGFMYVLERSFVTKLDPQGSYVDQLDVTNPDPARVNSGGYGFCLDAAGNLYVADFGYGEVRKFSPGGQLLLAFSTGGNSANGIVGIPNPENVVVDAAGNVYVAGSNPAGGVRKFNPQGQPQWSFTLPPPNPATPVRAKALALDRSGRLLVLGSNFTVSRVSSDGQLESQVPVRVPGYTERDDVDALLAVDPAGNLYTTISQGNSIRKFDAAGTFLGFVGSGLSGSTRTSLAFDAAGNLYATNRDHGGGSKLYRFNPGGQLVNTWGNLVSLKPGALDALGNYYCYHPGLRKVIKYSPAGVELARLGDQLPLDGYALTLDPLGNMYLLTLNFSGGVVDKLDPSGRPIRRYTQLGGSISYTSYGAGIAADAAGTMYITDLYDGCIRALNAQGQALPPIGTRGTGAGQLSLPQAVAVDPLGYVYAVDNGGQRVQRFTPTGQLVREYGARQIYNTVPVGTASLSVDQVGNMYVNTSLQNGVQVFDSQSGQARTLPQVLKGAVAVDAAGTRLITQSGDLIRWYANGRHRPRNHISGHIFEDRNGNCVRDADEDPLAGIAVVAQPGNYYGLTDQTGQYTIAVDTGTYYVQQLLPGQELGRSITPLCATPVTPTFRQYGLSLAGPEFGNEVSRTPYLSVQVGSNRRRRCFRNTTTVRYANTGFAEARDASVTVALPPQVRFISASAPHTRDAAGNYVFAVGSLPPQASGHLVIQDSVVCGQPELRGQTVCTQAWITPLNQLPAPPTWLRGSVTVRGRVEPGNQARFVVRNTGTGALQDSLPLRVYQNGLLARLQRYRLGSGDSLVLRVPATEPVVRVEAEQPAGHPRQRVASATVELRGLSAPGQVNAALHSLPPNEPGPEFAEDCQPIVDSFDPNDKQVLPAGVTDQRYTPTNTPLRYRIRFQNTGTDDAYRVVLVDTLDAHLDLTTLQAGAASHPYRLSVTGQGRPVLTFTFAGLSLPPSARNEPASHGFVDFTIQPKSGLPPKTRIDNFADIFFDYNEPVRTNTTVNRLYDLPALVDPAVQLPSVLASPLVRGLAPAAGRAGTLVTITGERLALGGALPQVRFNGTPAPVLSSSAAALTVRVPAGAGSGLVEVVTADGSARSAAFTVHQPPTLAGISPAEGKPGSVVTLRGTHFSPVAAEDTVQVGGVAARVLLASPTELRVEVPAGALSGPVELRTLGGAARSAEAFTVWHPPVLTSLSASKGKAGDLLTLHGHTLAPAARTSVTLGGTPAPVLQATATSVLVRVPAAAQTGRVRLETPGGLASSAADFTFIPAPLIRSFAPAQASVGELITVAGEHFLQEGQPDTLSFAGVRAPVLSATGTTALVRVPKGAQSGPVEIAGVGGRSRSAQDFRVLDLPPAEAVAVYPNPTDGQLTLDWQRADFDLAQVRVFDARGKLISAQDLRGRVQPWVGVDLTAQRKGLYLLLIQTSRGPITKQVTVY
- a CDS encoding recombinase family protein yields the protein MPAFVAYYRVSTAKQGQSGLGLEAQRNMVQAFVKEGTLIGEFTEVESGKHAARPQLHLAMQLAKTHGAVLVIAKLDRLSRNVSFIASLMDAGVEFVATDQPQANKFTVHIFAALAEQERDLIAERTRKALAVLKRQGKQLGSPQNLTAEARQKGLAARQANARASEANRQATALIVSRRAQQASYNQIAAELNALGFRTRRGAAYTHKQVQRLWLRAAPSSQA